ATGCTTTAGCGCTTGCAATGAACAACGGCTCTTTTACCATTAAGTACCCACACAGCGTTAAGCTAATCAGGACATTATTATGGCTTTTACTCCATTTCCTCCGCGCCAGCCGACCGCCTCGGCTCGTCTGCCGCTGACGCTTATGACCCTTGATGACTGGGCCCTGGCGACCATCACCGGTGCTGACAGTGAGAAATACCTGCAAGGCCAGGTAACAGCAGATGTCTCAACGATGGCGGCTGAACAGCACCTGCTGGCGGCGCACTGTGATTCTAAAGGCAAAATGTGGAGCAATATGCGGTTGTTCCACTATAAAGACGGGTTCGCATGGATTTTGCGCCGCAGCGTGCGTGACATGCAGCTTCGCGAACTGAAAAAATATGCCGTCTTCTCCAAAGTCGCCATTGCGCCTGACGACGAGCATGTCCTGCTCGGTGTGGCCGGTTTTCAGGCTCGCGCCGCGCTGGCAAACCTGTTTACAACGCTGCCGGACAGCGAAAAGCAGGTTGTTCAGGAGGGTGAAACGACCCTGCTGTGGTTTGCGCATCCCGCCGAGCGCTTCCTGCTGGTCACCGATGTAGCCAGCGCAGAAGCGGTCACCGAGAAACTGCGCGGCGAAGCACAGCTCAACAATAGCCAGCAGTGGCTGGCGTTGAATATCGAAGCGGGTTTGCCGGTAATTGATGAGCCGAACAGCGCGCAGTTTATCCCGCAGGCAACCAACCTTCAGGCGCTGGGCGGAATTAGCTTTAAAAAAGGGTGCTATACCGGGCAGGAAATGGTCGCTCGCGCGAAATTCCGCGGTGCCAATAAACGTGCGCTGTGGTATCTGGCAGGAGCCGCCAGCCGTGCGCCGGAGGCGGGTGAAGATCTGGAGCTGAAGATGGGCGAAAATTGGCGTCGTACCGGAACCGTGCTGGCTTCGGCACAACTGGATGACGGGCGAGTGATCGTTCAGGTGGTGATGAACAACGATATGGAGCCAGGCAGCGTATTTCGCGTACGCGATGATGCCAATACCTTAAGCATCGAACCGCTGCCCTATTCGTTGGAAGAGTAAGTCGCTGGAAGCATAAATAC
The nucleotide sequence above comes from Kosakonia sp. H02. Encoded proteins:
- the ygfZ gene encoding tRNA-modifying protein YgfZ; its protein translation is MAFTPFPPRQPTASARLPLTLMTLDDWALATITGADSEKYLQGQVTADVSTMAAEQHLLAAHCDSKGKMWSNMRLFHYKDGFAWILRRSVRDMQLRELKKYAVFSKVAIAPDDEHVLLGVAGFQARAALANLFTTLPDSEKQVVQEGETTLLWFAHPAERFLLVTDVASAEAVTEKLRGEAQLNNSQQWLALNIEAGLPVIDEPNSAQFIPQATNLQALGGISFKKGCYTGQEMVARAKFRGANKRALWYLAGAASRAPEAGEDLELKMGENWRRTGTVLASAQLDDGRVIVQVVMNNDMEPGSVFRVRDDANTLSIEPLPYSLEE